The following coding sequences lie in one Apium graveolens cultivar Ventura chromosome 3, ASM990537v1, whole genome shotgun sequence genomic window:
- the LOC141711080 gene encoding protein SMALL AUXIN UP-REGULATED RNA 12-like: MSGCSKIRHIVKLRQLIRRWRKKAALTSRRIPSDVPSGHVAVSVGANRTRFVVRATYLNHPVFKKLLVQAEEEYGFNNSGPLLIPCDEYVFEDILRCISGRSDSRISGCCFTSIEEFQRYCHVGLRSKNNVDFWAESRPLLNIGFR; the protein is encoded by the coding sequence ATGTCTGGATGCAGCAAAATCCGCCACATTGTCAAACTCCGTCAACTCATTCGACGGTGGCGCAAGAAGGCAGCATTGACATCCCGCCGCATCCCCTCCGACGTGCCATCCGGACACGTGGCAGTATCAGTTGGAGCCAATCGCACACGATTCGTGGTCCGTGCTACGTACCTGAACCACcctgttttcaagaaactactaGTACAGGCTGAAGAAGAATACGGGTTCAATAACTCAGGCCCATTGCTAATTCCCTGTGATGAGTATGTTTTCGAGGACATTTTACGTTGCATCTCGGGCCGCTCAGATTCTAGAATCTCAGGCTGCTGTTTCACTAGTATTGAAGAGTTTCAGAGATACTGCCACGTCGGTCTGCGGAGTAAGAACAATGTCGATTTCTGGGCTGAGTCTCGCCCTCTGCTTAACATTGGATTCAGATGA